The Miscanthus floridulus cultivar M001 chromosome 17, ASM1932011v1, whole genome shotgun sequence genome has a window encoding:
- the LOC136515874 gene encoding uncharacterized mitochondrial protein AtMg00810-like, with amino-acid sequence MSDLGALSYYLGIEVRHGNKTLTLGQRAYASKLLEWSDMAECKPCVTPMEERLKPTKVSTAARVNTTLYRSILGSLRYLVHTRSDIAFDVGYVSHFMEGPREDHWAAVKWLLRYVNGAVDQRIVFSKTGESRLQLTVFSDVNMARDIDGRRSPSDVLVFFGSAPIS; translated from the coding sequence atgagcgatctcggagcactctcctactacctcggcatcgaggtgagacatgGGAATAAGacgctcacgctcggtcagagagcgtacgcctcgaagctgttggagtggagcgacatggctgagtgcaaaccgtgcgtgactccgatggaggagcggctgaagccgACGAAGGTTAGTACCGCGGCGAGGGTAAatacaacactctaccggagcatcttgggcagtctgcgctacctagtccacacaagatcggacattgcgttcgacgtgggctacgtcagccatTTTATGGAGGGTcctcgagaggatcactgggccgcGGTGAAGtggctgctgcgctacgtcaatGGGGCGGTGGATCAGAGGATCGTCTTTTCCAAGACCGGCGAAAGTAggttgcagctcactgtgttcagcgatgtaaATATGGCgcgggacatcgacggacggcggagtCCTTCTGACGTACTCGTCTTctttgggtcggctccaatctcatag
- the LOC136516961 gene encoding ATP-dependent zinc metalloprotease FTSH 8, mitochondrial, protein MTLASLARALGRSARSSRPRQGFQLGGLRQPPAPPLPPPVHGGEGGAIGFVRSYLTAASSAALGKPAAGKTADWRYILASPQFRRLFSDESKKNYENYYPKGKKEVPKGDGSNKSESKQESNTDEGWNFQENAMKHLQNFLAPLLILGLMLSSMSSSTADQKEISFQEFKNKLLEPGLVDRIVVSNKSVAKVYIRNSPLPKSQGQNSDTHISTTDVPGKPAPRRCKYYFNIGSVDSFEEKLEEAQEALGIDPHDFVPVTYVAEVNWFQEVMRFAPTAFLVGLIYFMGKRMQSGFNIGGGPGKGRGGIFNIGKATVTKMDKNSKNKVFFKDVAGCDEAKQEIMEFVHFLKNPKKYEDLGAKIPKGALLVGPPGTGKTLLAKATAGESGVPFLSISGSDFMEMFVGVGPSRVRNLFQEARQCAPSIVFIDEIDAIGRARGRGGFSGSNDERESTLNQLLVEMDGFGTTAGVVVIAGTNRPDILDKALLRPGRFDRQITIDKPDIKGRDQIFRIYLKKLKLDNEPSFYSQRLAALTPGFAGADIANVCNEAALIAARSDEAQITMQHFESAIDRIIGGLEKKNRVISKLERRTVAYHESGHAVAGWFLEHAEPLLKVTIVPRGTAALGFAQYVPNENLLMTKEQLFDMTCMTLGGRAAEEVLIGKISTGAQNDLEKVTKMTYAQVVLYGFSEKVGLLSFPQRDDGFEMTKPYSNQTASIIDDEVREWVGKAYKKTVELITEHKEQVAQIAELLLEKEVLHQDDLTRVLGERPFKALEPTNYDLFKQGFQDDDDKSQASAEKAELPDDSSPPLGEVVPT, encoded by the exons ATGAcgctcgcctccctcgcccgCGCCCTTGGCCGGTCCGCGCGCTCCTCCCGGCCGCGCCAG GGTTTCCAGCTCGGGGGCCTCCGGcagccgcccgcgccgccgctaCCGCCGCCTGTCCACGGCGGTGAGGGCGGGGCGATAGGATTTGTCCGCAGCTACTTGACTGCGGCATCGTCGGCAGCTCTTGGGAAGCCCGCCGCGGGCAAGACTGCGGATTGGAGATACATCCTTGCCAGCCCACAGTTCCGACGCCTCTTCTCGGACGAGTCCAAGAAGA ACTACGAGAACTACTACCCGAAGGGTAAGAAGGAGGTGCCGAAAGGAGATGGGAGTAACAAGTCTGAATCGAAGC AGGAATCCAATACAGATGAAGGATGGAACTTCCAGGAGAATGCTATGAAACACCTGCAGAATTTCCTTGCACCTCTATTGATTCTTGGCCTGATGCTATCATCCATGTCATCTAGCACCGCAGACCAAAAGGAG ATAAGCTTCCAAGAGTTCAAGAACAAGTTACTAGAACCTGGTTTAGTTGATCGCATTGTTGTCTCAAATAAATCAGTAGCGAAGGTCTACATCAGGAATTCACCTCTTCCAAAGAGCCAAGGCCAAAATAGTGATACCCATATTTCTACCACTGATGTTCCAGGCAAGCCTGCTCCCAGGAGATGCAAGTATTACTTCAATATTGGTAGTGTTGATTCCTTTGAAGAAAAGTTAGAGGAAGCCCAGGAAGCTTTGGGAATAGATCCACATGATTTTGTCCCAGTAACTTATGTTGCTGAAGTAAATTGGTTCCAAGAAGTTATGAGGTTTGCCCCAACAGCATTTCTTGTTGGTCTGATATATTTTATGGGAAAAAGGATGCAGAGTGGTTTCAATATTGGAGGTGGTCCTGGCAAAGGAAGAGGAGGTATTTTCAACATTGGGAAAGCTACAGTGACGAAGATGGACAAGAACTCCAAAAATAAG GTGTTTTTTAAGGATGTAGCCGGTTGTGACGAAGCAAAACAAGAAATAATGGAGTTTGTGCATTTCCTTAAAAATCCCAAGAAGTATGAAGATTTGGGAGCTAAAATACCCAAAGGTGCTCTACTTGTAGGCCCTCCTGGGACAGGGAAGACTTTGCTTGCCAAAGCTACGGCAGGAGAGTCTGGTGTGCCATTTTTGTCTATTTCTGGTTCAGATTTCATGGAAATGTTTGTTGGTGTTGGACCATCCAGGGTACGGAACTTGTTCCAAGAAGCTAGGCAGTGTGCTCCCAGTATTGTATTCATTGACGAAATCGATGCTATTGGTCGTGCAAGAGGGCGTGGAGGTTTTTCAGGTTCAAATGATGAACGTGAGAGTACTTTGAACCAGCTGCTTGTAGAGATGGATGGATTTGGAACAACTGCTGGTGTTGTTGTTATTGCTGGGACAAATAGACCTGACATCCTGGATAAGGCATTATTAAGGCCAGGAAGATTTGATCGCCAGATAACAATTGACAAGCCAGATATAAAGGGTCGTGATCAAATATTCCGCATATATCTTAAAAAGCTTAAGCTGGACAACGAACCATCATTTTATTCGCAAAGGCTAGCTGCCTTGACACCTGGATTTGCAGGAGCTGACATTGCTAATGTTTGTAATGAAGCTGCTTTAATTGCTGCGAGAAGCGACGAAGCTCAGATTACCATGCAGCATTTTGAGTCTGCGATTGATAGGATTATTGGTGGTTTAGAGAAGAAAAATAGG GTCATTAGCAAACTGGAGCGCCGTACCGTTGCTTACCATGAATCTGGACATGCCGTTGCTGGATGGTTCTTGGAGCATGCAGAGCCTCTTCTGAAAGTTACAATTGTTCCTCGTGGAACAGCTGCTTTAGGCTTTGCACAGTATGTCCCAAATGAAAATCTTTTGATGACAAAAGAGCAGCTTTTTGATATGACATGCATGACATTAGGTGGCCGAGCTGCAGAGGAG GTTTTGATTGGCAAAATCTCAACTGGTGCTCAGAATGACTTGGAGAAAGTTACCAAAATGACATATGCACAGGTCGTCTTGTATGGTTTTAGTGAAAAGGTTGGGCTTCTATCCTTCCCTCAGAGGGATGATGGTTTTGAAATGACCAAGCCTTACAGTAATCAGACGGCATCCATCATCGATGATGAGGTCCGGGAATGGGTTGGCAAGGCCTATAAGAAAACAGTTGAATTGATAACAGAGCATAAGGAGCAAGTTGCGCAAATCGCAGAATTGCTGCTTGAGAAGGAAGTCCTACACCAGGACGATCTAACCAGGGTACTAGGAGAACGTCCATTCAAGGCACTGGAGCCAACCAACTACGACCTCTTTAAGCAAGGTTTCcaggatgatgatgacaagagccAAGCATCAGCAGAGAAAGCCGAGTTGCCTGATGACTCATCTCCCCCACTTGGTGAGGTTGTACCCACCTAG